ACTAAACTGGTTTTAAAATCGGATTGAGTCATGACCCACCCAATTTGACTAGGTTAATCTAAACAATATTGATATATTGATGTAATTcgtaaaaagaaaagagacgAAATGAGGAATTAGTAATACACAAAGCTAATTAGGGTTGTCGAATAGATGAGTTGTACTGAAATTAGAGAGATTAAAATGTGCTAAACTAGAAAGAGGAACTTTAAAAAATGACTATAGTGTGAGTTAATTAGAAATCTATAGTTTTAGTTTGCTTAATTATGATTTGTAGCTATATGTTAAAAAAAGGAGAGAGGAGAACGAAATCagaagagaggcgagcgagatctgAAAGATAGCGAGAGGCGAGAAAGAGATAGAGGAGAGAGGCGAAAAAGATACGATTGTATTACATGTATACAAATGTAAATATGATATTAAATGTATATCTAATAGATAATTGTATATCTGATAGATAATTGTAGGTGAATGAAATTGGGAGAGGGAGGAGAAAGACGAGTGGATCTAGGAAAGAGAGGACAAAGATACAATTATATTAAATgtatatattgtatatttgatattaaatatatatatgattgataATTGTATTCACGAATACAATTGATTTGTATAAATGAATACAGGGCGAATGAGactaattatattcattgatataaattaattgtATCGAAAGTGAGAGAGATACAATTGTATTAAATGtatacaattatatatatgatattatatgtatatttgattggtaattgtatcacgaatacaattgataccattgatttgtatcaatgaataaaattatatcaaaatccatTGTATCACGactaattatattcattgatataaattaattgtATCGAAAGTGAGAGAGATACAATTGTATTAAATGtatacaattatatatatgatattatatgtatatttgattggtaattgtatcacgaatacaattgataccattgatttgtatcaatgaataaaattatatcaaaatccatTGTATTCTTTGATATAAATCAATTATATCAAGTGTATTAACTAATACAATTGTATCAAGTTATATCATATTCAAGCGTATTAATAAATACAATTTATATCAATGAATATAATTGTATCAATATTGTATTTCGTAACAAATTGTATTTGGATTCATGTGTATTTGTATTCGTCTGTTGTcttgtatttttgtatttatgtGTTACCATATGTGtttgtatttatatttgttGCCTTTGTGTGTTGCcttgtatatttgtataattgtcTATTatcatttgtatttgtattgcATATAGAGAGGAGGAAGAGAGCGAGAGAAAGATTGGAGAGAGAGGAGAAAGGTgagagttgaaagagaaattttGCTATAAAACCCTAACTACAACacaaattgtaattttttaaaattataattatgtatAGAAAATATATATCACACATTTGCCTtactatttaattttttcaactAAAAACGGGGTTGCATCATCACACACCCAAATTTACTGCTAAAGATCCGATTAGATCATGACCAACCCAATTTGGCTCCCTTAATCTAAATGATATTaatatggaaaaattaccaaattacacaccttatattcctatatttttaattattctctaccatttataaaaatgtcaaaaatctttcttctgatacataggaatgatgctgatacattgcaatttgatacataagccattttcatgatacatcgctagttgatacaaaccaaacacaaaatgtatcagtaaaacataagttttactgttatttttgttgtgttcatgatatatcAGGCGTTATAAgttgattcataagttttattgatattacaatgtttgatttgtatcaactagcgatgtatcatgaaaagcCTTACGTATCAAATCGTGATGTATCAGCGTCATTCGTATGTACCAGAAATCTGGGGGGAAAAGGGAATTTggataattaccaaaaaaatcgGGGTAAATTGTAATTGAGCTTTTTCACTATGGGGTTTAAGTAAAATACCCTATTAATATATTGTTATTTACCGTTCATAAtcacaatttgaatttcaatttaagaaaataaaaaaacatgttCTCCACTTTGGAGAGAAAGTCACCAAACATTATCCCAATCAAATAAACATATATTTAAGATGACTCCCtcaatatgtattttatgaaaataataataatttctttaagttattttgatcccaaaaaaaagagcaaaatttcaatttacaaataaaattaatgaataaataaataccaaaaaatataaagtagatAGTATTTATACATTCAATATGAAAACATAAATAATGTGTTAAAAATGAGTTGAATTAGATATTAAACGGAACTCAATtgcaagtttttttaaaaatgaattagGACTTAAAATGTATTGAGATTGACCAAATTTTACATGACAAATTACATGTATTTAGGGTCATTTTTACAACCCTACGTCTTACCCCCTCTTCAGAGCTCTTTCATCTCATGAGATCACCATGGAACTCTAgtcatttcaattttaaaattaagtttCACTACAGTTAAGTGAAATagtataatttgtttttaaaaaaagtaataattCACTGAAAAAATTCATTCTCATTCGATAAAACCTTAATGTGTAGTTCGAACTTCGAAGCCCAATGGACAAGTATGATTTTAATCCTCATTCCATCAATTACTCGATAATGACAAAAAAGAGAGCAAGTTTAGCTAATCCAACAACGAAACAATAATATACTCagtataatttcataaattggatTTGAAATGGAAAGGATGGTGTATGCGCTTATCTTTACCCTAGTAGATAGAGTGTCTCGATAGATCCTCAAACTCAAGCAGAGCATAACAAAACAAATCTATATATTACCTTAAAAGTGGGAAGCCCTTTAACTAAAAGTTAAATTACTAATTTACCGTTTCCATTACACTTAACAGCCCTAATAACTAAAACTAAATTGCTACCCATTCACATCACGCTACTCCCCTGTTTAATGGCAACTGCTCCCATTCACTACATCAGCCCCCAACTCCTAGAAAGGCAAAACCCCTCGCGTCAATTCTTCTTGCGACAACTATAACCAGTTCCCCCCCCCACGACAGTTCCACCAGCGGACATTCTTGAAACGCCAACTACAAAAATTCCAACCAAACTTATTCCATATGCTTTGCAGCCAAAGACGAAAAACCTCTGTCAAAAGCAAAAGGTATGTTTCAATTGTTACTGAGAGGCCTGCCACTCTTTAATGCtttaaaattcaagattttCCTCTGAAATAAATTTTCAGTTCTCCACGCAAGAGTAGAAACAAACTTCCTCCTAACGTTAATTGCCCTTCACCAGTTACGACTCCAATGCATCTACCATCCACTTTACCCCCTCTGTCAAAAGCTAATTGTGAATTGAAATTATTACATAAATTATGATTCAGTTCAACTGGCAACTTCGTTGTACTATCGTCTTCAAATTCCATATACATGTACACTGCAAAGTAACTACTGTTTAACATGCATGTTCGACTACCAGAATCACTGCATATCCTTCTTACTACCAACACTGCCTTTTCATACAGGCTCTAGATTATTAGTGCTATCTTTCAAATGCTAGATACATTttccatccatcaccaaaatGCCAAAGAAACattaaataaaaatgcattaatgTGAGGCTTTTAACTGTTTACTAGACTTCCAGATCATTTAACTAAGGATACATACTGCCTATACGCTTACCAACTTTTAACCTCACGTTAAATTGTCTTACGACACACTGTATATGATGCACATTTACTTAATGCATTTATACTATCATACTATGGATACAATGTCTACAAATCATACTCGCCTAAACCCGCGCAATACATGTCTAGGTACATATCAATGCAATCTTTAACAATTTACGACCTTTGTGGTCTAACCCcgtaaattttattttcctgCGATGCCCACAACTTGGACGCACATGGACATCTCCCAAAAATGGATTAAAAATCTGGAGAAAAAACAGGCACACCAGACAGCCAAAATATATACGAGAGATGTGCAAAACCCATCATTCACAGAATGATTTTGAACGTATTAGAATATTCATTAATTGAATATTCATAATACGTTTCTAGAAAGGTCCACAAGCTCAAAGTTAAATTCCATTTTTACCCCCTCCATACCCttaaaaactaataaaaattacCCAATCTTGCGACACATCCTAGTCCTAGAGAAAAGCATCGCTTCTATTTAGTTGAAGCCTCTGCAATGAAAGGAATATACATTCGCAATATAATCTATAAAGAAGTTTTAGATAAGAAAATTTTCATTACGTCATTATACAATAAAAAGGCATACATGATTAACGATGCTATAACTAAACTAAAGATCTTCATCTATACAGGTACACACGAAATGGAAATACCAAGACACACGACATAATATAGGCTATATTCATACatgtataattttaattaagattTATTATATATCGATATGTCTAATGAATCACTTGCAAAGCACATGCTGCAGGTCTAGTACTactaagagagagagagagagagagaggggaatAATTAATAGATTCCATGCTATATTGGTagtgtcaaaaaaaaattacattcaAACGATGCACTACATAATCACAAAATCATTTAACAATTACAATATTATAAAAGAGGCACAAAATATAACACCTTACAAATCATAGACTTGTTTGCCAGTGAACTTGACTTCAATAGAACTCTTATTCTTTCCAATGGATCTAAGGTTCAGTCCAACTCCTTCACGACCCGGATTCACCTTTTCCGGGTACACACCATCTTTGGGGTGCAAGTATTGCACCTCACCATTAGGGAACACCCTGTAGAACTGGTAGTTAATCTTGTACTTGGATCTCAACCTTGTACCAAGTGCTAAACACTGCTCTTTCCTGGCCAGTTTCAACAAATTGGGTCCTTCCCTCATTATAGCAGCACCACCTGTTGGCATCTCGAAGATCTGTTCCTTTGGTGATTCCCACGTGATGACGTAGAATTCCTCGACTTGGGCTTTGCGAAGAAGTCCACCAGTGCTGCCACCGAAGATTGGGGAAGGTGTGTTTGGGTCTAATTGAGGTGGGGTGAAACCCGCTGGAGCAGCGGGTTTCTCTTTGGTGGAAGCAGAAGCGGGGGCTTCTTCGGCCATGGCCCGGATGGGTCGGGTCATTGAGACATTGGATTTGAGTTGCTTAGGAGTGGAGAAGGCTATGAGGGATTGTTTCCATGGAGCGGATGATTTGGGGGCGGAGAGAGCAGGGGTGAAGAGAGAAGCTTGAGTTGCCATGGCCATTGAGGAATTGGAGAATTAGGGAAAATGTAGGAAGTATTTGTGCAGAATCAAGTGTGGCTGAGAGGAGAAttcatttttgttattattgagATGTATGTGGTGGAGATAAGGATATTGGATAAGGGATATTTACATTCAGACCAATTAGAAGGTCTGATTTTGATATGCATTCAGTAAAGGCTACAAAATCCTCACCCTTTGTTTCTTTTGCCATGTGTCCTATGGACCTTGGTTAGTGTTTGAGGTGTAGCTAGATTTTGTTGGGATGTTTGTTATATATGCtactatattatattattttaataaatatagtatttggataaattaatttttttattattattatgtaatatcatatatttacaatttgaatgataaacataagaaaaaaataaattacatgatAAAGTTATTATAAAAAgatagaataaaaaataaaataaaataattaaataataggtaAAGAcataatgaaaaagaaaatatttaggtCACTACTAAATTATAGCAAATTGATTTACATTGTTACCTTACAATAAATTTAAATGATGGTACGACATAATactataaaatttaagtaataattaaaacaaatattatattcaAACTAACAATACATTGGGTAACATGTTGGAATTTGTCCTGACTTTTCTAGTATATttggttttcttttttctaaaagaaaaacacaaagtCTCTATATTTGGCTAGTACTTTTTTCTGTAGGAAAAGACTTATgaatctataaatagaggttcattctttctttcatagtagcattcacaatgtaaTCCTAGGaactttgagagttttgtgtagggggaatttgtgagacacaagtgttacgtTAATACTTGTGTTAACCTCTTTGTATTCCGAGTGAATTGTGTAAGGTTATTTCTCTCTatattttgtactctcatatttatagtcgATTGTTCATCTCCTCTTATGGATGTAGGTCAATtgaccgaaccacgttaaatatttgtgtctcttttgatatatttctcgtttgtcttcttactcGTGGTCTTTCGAAGTTTGTCTTGCTAGCTTCCGCATGTCATTCGATTGTTTCGGTCCTAacataacaaccatccaaataaGGTGTtatttgggtcggttattgataaaaatcaaaatcaaatcaatttaatcaatttttaaattattaaaataaaatcaaatcaaatataatatatatttatcggTTTGATTGTTatggtttggttcggttatttggTTATTAatcatatacaaaaaaaatcatttaaaagggaaaaaagacaacatttgattcaaaaagaaaaatagttagAACGGTTGGCATTATAGAACTTTCGATCACTAAATTTACTGtgaataaaacttcaaaatccACCACTTTGGCTTAGACAAGGAAGAGACATTGACATCCTAGTCCCACCAAAAACTGTCATTGACACTCATATACAtgaaatcaacaaaataaatGCCCTCGTCTCGGAGgtttttgctttcataaataaattataactaattttgatgaagacatatttaagatatttaaaaatgttcatgaaaaataatatattatgtttgtataattataaaatatatgaatataattttttggttCGTTTGGTTATTTCTAcgattctttttgagaaaatacaaaatcaaatcaaatattattaatttttaaaaatgtaaaacaaaatcaaaccaaaccaaaataaaattaatttattaaatcaATTTGATTTGAACCCCTACTCTTACTAATTGATATTTAGtattattcataaatttttaaaaataatttaaaaataaataattaatactaaGGATAATGAAAAGTTATCCTTAGTTAAATGGATAAAACTAACGAAAATGATGGCGGGCATCAAGAAGCAAAAATCGCAGCCATCTTGTAAAACTCGGATAAATCAGTTTTCAAATGTTACCAATGAATGACAAATACTATATTAATATTAAGATACAATATCTAGTATGATTTTATAAGTGagattaatataataatatcaaataCTATATTAATCTTAAATCACAATTATTTATACCAACAATAATTAGGTTAAAAGaaatgttaaaaataaataaaaaaagtaaacataatattataaaccaaaTGGAAGTAAATGCTACAATGTCAAATTTGAAGGGAGTTTATGTAATTATTCCTTTAACTTTCAGCTATGATGACtttgttggaaaaaaaattaacttgagCAACTTTCtcgatataaaataaatataaataattgtaATGAACATTTGTTATAGTTGAGTGACCAAAATGTTAATCAACAAcccttttatcttcttttttaaaaaaataaatttatttattgcaACAACAAACAATGGACGAGGAAAGAAGAGGCAAGATACATTGCACTTTTCGAAATATAGAATTGAAATGAAATACTTGGAattattataaaagaaaaaaaatattacaaatgATAGGAGGATAGGGATTGTAGGCAACAATTGCCATAAACTTAACCGCTAGATCACAAACCAAAGACTTCAAAACCAATTTAAACATAGGAGGATAGGGTGGAGGGAATTATTTGTACATATaacatattaattatattttatagttGACCTTGAAAATTGTATTATTAAGCCATTTGGTAACACTCTTAATTTTGACTCTATTCATTCTTGAAGCATTTCTTCCATACTGGATGTGACTTCCAGACATCAACCATTCCATCAATGGGGATTCCCTTGGTCTCTGGCAATAGGAAGATGACGAACAGTCCCATCACGACGATCCAGccagagaagaagaagaaaatgtatGCCTGCATTTTGCAGAGCATTGTCAAGAATGCCTGAGCGATGATTGAGGTGAAAAGCATGTTTGTGCTGACAGCAAAAGCGAAACCGGCTGTCCTTGTCTCCATTGGGAATGTCTCACTGGGAATCAACCATCCTAGAGGTCCCCATGACCAGGCAAATGACATAACATATGTGCACACAAGAACCACCACCACTGCTGCTAGTGTCTTGTTTAATGTTCCTGTCTCCTTCAAACTGGTTGACAAAATTATTCCAATTGCCAACTGCAAAAAATTAAACCAAAACACTTCATTAGAAATAAATCTTATATATAGTCAGGGTAAAACTAATCAAATTTATGATGGATAGTATTTAATTAGTCATGTACCTGAGAGATTAACATTTGGCAACAAGCCTGGAGGAGCAATTTTCTCCTTCCAACCTTGTCAACGGCATAGATTGAAACAAATGTGGAGCCAACGTTAACAAGTCCAGTTATGACAGCGGACAAAAGTGCACCATCAGACTTGAATCCCATGGTCTGGAACAGGACAGGTGCGTAGAACATAATGGCGTTAATTCCAGTGAATTGCTGGAACACCTGCAATAGTATAGCAACCACAAGCGGTGGGATACTTGCAGACTTCATTAGGTTCCTGAATGGATGTTGCACCGCCTTGGCTTGTTCACAAGCAGCAACTATTTCCTTAAATTCAACTTCAACATCTTCAACTCCCCTAACTTTCTTTAGTGCAGCTTTGCCCTGTTCGTCCTTGCCACGTTCGATTAAACTGGCTGGAGTGTCAGTGATAACGAAGCAACCGATGAGCAGAAGGAACGCTGGAATGGCTGCAAGGCCAAGTGACACCCTCCAGCCGTTGGGATGCATATTGGCTGTTGCATAATTCACCAGATTCGCTATGAATATTCCTATTGTTACGAAAAGTTGGAACATAATATTCACAGCTCCTCTGAGTTGGATTGGTGCTACCTCTGTCAAAAACAGGGGAACAGTCTGCCACAAAAACCAAATTAATGATCAAGTTTTATCACCAAACAGATATTCGAAAacaaatttgatccaaaatcAATACCTCATTTCCGAAGCCAACACCAACACCAAACAAAATTCTACCAACAATGAGCATCCATCTGTGTTCAGATAAAGCACTTATAATGGCCCCAGCAATGAAGAACAGAGAAGCCATGAAAATGGTGGGCCTACGGCCCAAAGCTGAGCAGGCCTTGGAAGCAAAGAAGCTAGAAACCAAAGCTGATAGGTATAAAGATGAGGTAAATAGCTGGAGAAGTTGATCATCATATTTACAATAATTGTTCTCCTTTGCGTGAAGCTTCCTTTCGTATACATTTGGGAAGAATTTTATCAAGAAATCATCCATTCCAGACACTCCACCTGATTCAAAAATGTTCCGACTAATTCAAAACCCGAAAGCCATAAGAATAAGAAAATTAGGGGGTAAAAAGAAGTATACATACCTGAAATACCAATATCGTAACCAAACATAAGCCCTCCAAAGGCAGCAAAGATCCAACATGATACCACATAGATTGTGATCTTGGAGTTGTTAGATTGAATTGTCGACATTTTTGCTGGTTTTTTTATGTTTtcgttaaaaataaaataccctCCGAGATAAAATAAACTGGTTTATTAACGTAGAATGAGTCTTtgctctattatttttttttgtttattttaataGAGATAGACCAGCATAGACTAATACATATATGGGGAGAGAAGAGACAAAGAGGTTTAGTATTTATCTTTGCCTCGGACTCTCCAGTTAAAAGTTTATTAGCTGGAATGATGTTTTTAATCTACCAAATTAAATGCCCTTTTTATAGTCTCAATTTCTGTTACTTTTAC
This Solanum dulcamara chromosome 8, daSolDulc1.2, whole genome shotgun sequence DNA region includes the following protein-coding sequences:
- the LOC129900589 gene encoding photosystem I reaction center subunit II, chloroplastic is translated as MAMATQASLFTPALSAPKSSAPWKQSLIAFSTPKQLKSNVSMTRPIRAMAEEAPASASTKEKPAAPAGFTPPQLDPNTPSPIFGGSTGGLLRKAQVEEFYVITWESPKEQIFEMPTGGAAIMREGPNLLKLARKEQCLALGTRLRSKYKINYQFYRVFPNGEVQYLHPKDGVYPEKVNPGREGVGLNLRSIGKNKSSIEVKFTGKQVYDL
- the LOC129900590 gene encoding sugar transport protein 8-like — translated: MSTIQSNNSKITIYVVSCWIFAAFGGLMFGYDIGISGGVSGMDDFLIKFFPNVYERKLHAKENNYCKYDDQLLQLFTSSLYLSALVSSFFASKACSALGRRPTIFMASLFFIAGAIISALSEHRWMLIVGRILFGVGVGFGNETVPLFLTEVAPIQLRGAVNIMFQLFVTIGIFIANLVNYATANMHPNGWRVSLGLAAIPAFLLLIGCFVITDTPASLIERGKDEQGKAALKKVRGVEDVEVEFKEIVAACEQAKAVQHPFRNLMKSASIPPLVVAILLQVFQQFTGINAIMFYAPVLFQTMGFKSDGALLSAVITGLVNVGSTFVSIYAVDKVGRRKLLLQACCQMLISQLAIGIILSTSLKETGTLNKTLAAVVVVLVCTYVMSFAWSWGPLGWLIPSETFPMETRTAGFAFAVSTNMLFTSIIAQAFLTMLCKMQAYIFFFFSGWIVVMGLFVIFLLPETKGIPIDGMVDVWKSHPVWKKCFKNE